A stretch of the Papaver somniferum cultivar HN1 chromosome 6, ASM357369v1, whole genome shotgun sequence genome encodes the following:
- the LOC113286617 gene encoding pentatricopeptide repeat-containing protein At3g26782, mitochondrial-like produces the protein MASLPSVTRNLKLDHEFRKLSAHNSSSTDNNKTTSISYQRNFTSKANLEPKNLDFREAISILKEGSKDVESGFYVPILQECIDRNSVSDAQIIHTHIVKTGAHDDLFIMSFLLSVYAKCGSMEYAVNVFENLPKRNIVNWTALMTGYVQNSQPELAIQVFLELFEAGVYPTNYTLGAIINACSSLFSIKFGRQIHGYIIKYQIESDTSMGNALCSLYSKCGSFECAVKAFRRIPEKNVISWTTVLSACGDNGQPEKGLNFFAEMLSEDGEPNEFTLTSVLSLCCLIHALGFGEQVHSYSIKLGFDASVSIKNSIMYLYLRSGRVDEARRLFDAMGTISLVTWNAIIAGYSQIMGSEKDYLKAHHSGAEALQIYLKLHRSRMKPDLFTFSSILTVCSGLVALDQGEQIHAQTIKSGFLSDVVVGSALVNTYYKCGSAEKATKAFVEMPTRTLISWSSMITGFAQHCRCVEVLQLFEDMIITGVKPSKVTFIGVLSACSHAGMADEALNYFEMMKKKYKIKPVVDHYACLIDMYVRLGKLQEAFDFIEKTEFEPNEFIWSMLIAGCRSHGNMELGFYAAERLLQLKPKDCETYALLLSIYIPAGKWKDVTKVRKMMKDKKLGCLQDRSSISIKDKVYSFKPDDKSHNRSVEIYRLLDDLVERAKSLGYVSERSLDVVDEDDNDEGTLSSTIHHSEKLAVAFGLLSTCQGSSIRVIKSISMYRDSHSLIKHISAMTGREIILRDSKRLHQFNDGQCSCGDFGSLL, from the exons ATGGCATCTCTGCCTTCTGTAACTAGGAATCTCAAGCTTGACCATGAATTCAGAAAATTATCTGCACATAATTCCAGTTCCACTGATAATAATAAG ACCACGAGTATCTCCTACCAGAGAAATTTTACATCAAAAGCAAATTTGGAACCAAAAAATTTGGATTTCAGAGAAGCGATTTCGATATTGAAAGAGGGTAGTAAGGATGTGGAGTCAGGATTTTATGTTCCTATTCTACAAGAATGTATTGACAGGAATTCAGTCTCAGATGCTCAGATTATTCATACCCACATTGTAAAAACTGGAGCTCATGATGACTTGTTCATTATGTCTTTCTTACTCAGTGTTTACGCGAAATGCGGGTCGATGGAGTATGCAGTTAACGTATTTGAGAACTTGCCGAAGAGGAATATTGTTAATTGGACTGCTTTGATGACGGGTTACGTTCAGAATTCGCAGCCAGAACTTGCCATTCAGGTATTTCTTGAATTATTTGAAGCTGGGGTTTATCCTACCAACTACACTTTGGGTGCTATCATAAATGCTTGTTCGTCGTTATTCTCTATCAAATTTGGTAGACAAATCCATGGTTACATTATTAAGTACCAGATTGAATCGGATACAAGTATGGGTAATGCCCTTTGTAGCTTATATTCCAAATGTGGGAGCTTTGAGTGTGCAGTTAAAGCCTTTCGGAGAATCCCCGAGAAGAACGTCATCTCCTGGACTACTGTTTTATCCGCTTGTGGTGATAATGGGCAACCTGAGAAGGGGTTGAATTTTTTCGCCGAGATGCTTTCGGAAGATGGTGAGCCGAATGAGTTTACCTTGACTAGTGTTTTGAGCTTGTGTTGTTTAATACATGCTTTGGGTTTTGGAGAGCAGGTTCATTCTTACAGTATAAAGCTTGGTTTCGACGCTAGTGTATCTATTAAGAATTCTATCATGTATTTGTACCTGAGATCTGGACGGGTTGACGAAGCGAGGAGATTGTTTGATGCAATGGGAACCATATCTTTGGTGACATGGAATGCAATTATAGCAGGTTACAGTCAAATTATGGGTTCTGAAAAGGATTATCTGAAGGCTCATCATAGTGGTGCAGAGGCGCTTCAAATCTATCTCAAATTGCACAGGTCAAGAATGAAACCAGATCTATTTACCTTCTCAAGTATCCTGACTGTTTGTAGTGGCCTGGTGGCATTAGATCAAGGAGAACAAATACACGCGCAAACAATAAAAAGTGGGTTCTTATCAGATGTTGTGGTTGGAAGTGCATTGGTTAACACGTATTACAAATGTGGAAGTGCTGAGAAAGCAACTAAAGCTTTTGTGGAGATGCCCACAAGAACATTGATATCTTGGAGTTCAATGATCACAGGTTTTGCGCAGCATTGTCGATGTGTTGAAGTATTGCAGCTTTTCGAGGATATGATTATAACGGGCGTCAAACCTAGCAAAGTTACTTTCATTGGTGTTCTCTCCGCTTGTAGCCATGCTGGAATGGCCGATGAAGCTCTGAATTACtttgaaatgatgaagaaaaaGTATAAGATAAAACCTGTAGTGGACCATTATGCATGCTTGATTGATATGTATGTGAGGTTGGGAAAGTTGCAGGAAGCTTTTGATTTTATAGAGAAGACGGAATTTGAGCCTAATGAGTTTATATGGTCAATGTTAATTGCTGGATGTAGAAGCCATGGGAATATGGAGTTGGGATTTTACGCGGCAGAGCGGCTACTTCAACTTAAACCAAAAGATTGTGAAActtatgcattattgttgagcATATATATTCCAGCGGGGAAGTGGAAAGATGTAACAAAGGTGAGGAAAATGATGAAAGACAAAAAGCTTGGATGTCTGCAGGATAGGAGTTCAATTAGCATTAAAGATAAGGTTTATTCCTTTAAACCTGATGATAAATCGCATAATCGAAGTGTAGAGATATACAGATTATTGGACGACCTTGTTGAAAGAGCAAAGAGTCTTGGATATGTGTCAGAGAGAAGCTTAGACGTCGTCGATGAGGATGATAATGATGAGGGAACTCTTTCGTCTACTATCCATCATAGTGAAAAATTAGCAGTTGCTTTCGGCTTGTTAAGCACTTGTCAAGGTTCATCTATTCGGGTAATCAAGAGTATTAGTATGTACAGGGATTCCCATTCCTTAATCAAGCACATATCTGCAATGACTGGAAGAGAAATTATTCTTCGGGATAGCAAGCGACTCCACCAGTTCAATGATGGCCAATGTTCTTGCGGAGACTTTGGTAGTCTTCTTTGA